The following coding sequences lie in one Carassius carassius chromosome 1, fCarCar2.1, whole genome shotgun sequence genomic window:
- the LOC132151638 gene encoding gastrula zinc finger protein XlCGF49.1-like codes for MKDPEPCRIKDTEEQTELIEENQDNEELSEIDMNNHVNTGEKHLSCSQTEQKTKPKDSMKRGAKKSFTCPQCGKSFPYRHKIKAHMRAHTGEKLFTCDQCGKSYTQSSNLKDHMNVHTGAKPYKCSQCDKRFRRSADLKKHNLVHTGKKLHKCDQCGKRFALKQHFTAHVRVHTGEKPYKCLYCDKRFSQSGNLKTHKRIHTGEKPYHCTECGKCFSHSVSLHSHTKNNHSK; via the exons ATGAAAGATCCAGAACCCTGCAGAATCAAAGATACTGAAGAACAAACGG agttgATTGAAGAAAATCAAGATAATGAAGAATTGAGTGAAATTGATATGAATAATCATGtcaacactggagaaaaacatCTCAGTTGCTCTCAAACCGAACAGAAAACCAAACCGAAAGATTCAATGAAAAGAGGAGCCAAGAAATCTTTcacctgccctcagtgtggaaagagtttcccaTATAGACACAAAATTAAAGCTCACATGAGAgctcatactggagagaaactgttcacttgtgatcagtgcgggaagagttacACACAATCATCAAACCTTAAGGATCACATGAACGTCCACACTGGAgcgaaaccttacaagtgttcacaatgtgacaagagattcagacGTTCAGCAGACTTGAAAAAACACAATTTAGTCCACACAGGAAAGAAACTGCACAAATGTGATCAATGCGGGAAGAGGTTTGCACTAAAACAACACTTTACCGCACATGTGAGAGTTCATACGggagagaaaccgtacaagtgtttatactgtgacaagagattcagtcagtctgGAAACCTGAAGACACAcaagaggattcacactggagagaaaccgtatcacTGCACTGAATGTGGAAAGTGTTTCAGTCATTCAGTTTCTCTACACAGTCAtacaaaaaacaatcacagcaagtag